In Anaerolineales bacterium, the following are encoded in one genomic region:
- a CDS encoding GAF domain-containing sensor histidine kinase, with protein MHLTDVPWSLVRELATTELGDGAAAPVWLAFGLPVVLWLSDFLGKREPASGRDATRDRGRRVDELEHELARLKLIIRKSAELNLTLNYDRVLTMVVDLCTSAIANGAAEDTRLVGGLLLFQDDELSLETGRGFSPADMRVRLPGRDGLLGQALQRGTLQAAVDPAHDPEIKRFAAVQVCQAAVCVPLIVGMEAYGALLFAHPVPGYFNEERLELLEAVSQQAVTALQNSRLYRELEVEKERIAESQEEARKKLARDLHDGPTQSVGAIAMRVNFARRLIERNPMAAADELFKIEELARRTSKEIRQMLFTLRPLVLETEGLVPALQYLANQMKETHDQQVIIEASPEAVEELEVGKQGVLFFIAEEALNNARKHARADHVWVRMQRDGDLLHLEVADDGVGFDVRSVEADYERRGSLGMLNLRERTELVSGVLHIDSGQGQGTRIHVVVPLTIEAGERLHRHGFAG; from the coding sequence ATGCACCTGACGGACGTTCCCTGGTCACTGGTGCGTGAGCTAGCGACGACGGAGCTGGGCGATGGGGCCGCGGCGCCGGTGTGGCTGGCCTTCGGTCTGCCGGTGGTGCTCTGGCTGTCCGATTTCCTGGGCAAGCGAGAGCCGGCCTCAGGTCGCGATGCCACCCGAGACCGGGGACGTCGGGTAGACGAACTGGAGCATGAGCTCGCCCGCCTCAAGCTGATCATCCGCAAGTCGGCGGAGCTCAACCTCACCCTGAACTACGACCGTGTCCTGACGATGGTCGTCGATCTGTGCACCAGCGCCATCGCCAACGGCGCCGCAGAAGATACCCGGCTGGTCGGCGGGCTATTGCTGTTCCAGGATGACGAATTGAGCTTGGAGACCGGCCGAGGGTTCAGCCCGGCCGACATGCGCGTGCGTCTGCCCGGACGCGACGGGCTGTTGGGCCAGGCCCTGCAGAGGGGTACGTTGCAGGCGGCGGTCGATCCGGCCCACGACCCCGAGATCAAGCGCTTCGCAGCCGTGCAGGTGTGTCAGGCGGCGGTCTGCGTCCCGCTGATTGTCGGCATGGAAGCCTATGGAGCGTTGCTTTTCGCCCATCCCGTCCCAGGCTATTTCAACGAGGAGCGCCTGGAGCTGCTGGAAGCAGTTTCCCAGCAGGCCGTGACCGCGCTGCAGAACTCCCGTCTGTACCGAGAGCTAGAAGTCGAAAAGGAGCGCATCGCCGAGAGCCAGGAGGAGGCGCGCAAGAAGCTTGCCCGCGACCTGCACGACGGGCCCACCCAGTCGGTCGGGGCCATTGCCATGCGGGTAAACTTCGCCCGCAGGCTGATCGAGCGCAACCCCATGGCGGCTGCCGATGAGCTGTTCAAGATCGAGGAGCTGGCAAGGCGGACCTCGAAGGAGATCCGCCAGATGCTGTTCACCCTCCGGCCTCTGGTGCTTGAGACCGAAGGCCTGGTGCCGGCATTGCAGTACCTGGCCAACCAGATGAAGGAAACTCATGACCAGCAGGTGATCATCGAGGCCTCGCCGGAGGCGGTCGAGGAGCTGGAGGTCGGCAAGCAAGGGGTCCTTTTCTTCATCGCCGAAGAGGCGCTCAACAATGCCCGCAAGCACGCACGCGCCGACCACGTCTGGGTTCGAATGCAGCGCGACGGGGACTTGCTTCACCTCGAGGTTGCAGACGATGGAGTAGGCTTCGACGTGCGCTCGGTGGAGGCCGACTACGAGCGGCGGGGCAGCTTGGGGATGCTCAACTTGCGCGAACGGACAGAGCTCGTGAGCGGGGTTCTGCACATCGACTCTGGACAGGGACAGGGCACCCGGATCCACGTGGTTGTCCCCCTGACCATCGAGGCCGGGGAGCGGCTGCATCGTCATGGCTTTGCGGGCTGA
- a CDS encoding 50S ribosomal protein L28 — MAKCANCGKTTTFGQRRSFSQRASKRKFRPNLQNARVLENGRRVQKTLCTKCIKRMARV, encoded by the coding sequence ATGGCCAAGTGCGCAAATTGCGGTAAGACCACGACTTTTGGCCAGCGGCGTAGCTTTTCGCAGAGGGCCAGCAAGCGCAAGTTCCGCCCCAACCTGCAGAACGCTCGGGTGCTGGAGAACGGGCGCAGGGTGCAGAAGACCCTGTGCACAAAGTGCATTAAGCGCATGGCCCGCGTCTGA
- the recG gene encoding ATP-dependent DNA helicase RecG, with product MNPALEMLSKFLRLEASRGYDNRAVLGGLERTLDTWLAEARAAGVPEELQDSVSQTLSAYPSQSPDERHQSLDALWTRIHAQGTLPAEGRSQPAPSLDPGASASLAAPPSQLVAMRSTPQPVDRSPAPAEERPRTNTSAPEAMPADADGPMPSEADSPDDLLDEEEDEQAHPAATAGASMEDHSPLEEAAFRAPLTTLPGIGPKSAHTLGTLGLHTLGDLLFYFPRRYDDYSALKTINRVWYGEEVTIIATVDEIRLRPIRGGRMKLVEAVVSDGSGALRVSWFNQPWIVQNLQPGKAVVLSGRVDQYLGKLVMNSPEWEPLERQQLHTNRIVPVYPLTAGVGGKWLRRVLHSVVTRLAPRLVDPLSGELRQQADLIELGQAVQQIHFPDDTRRLEQAQQRLAFDELFYLILGVLRQKRDWQALQTTPLTVDDEWMKTFLGSLPFAVTQAQQAAMQDVRDDMASGRPMNRLLQGDVGSGKTVVAALAIAIACRNGHQAAMMAPTSILAEQHYRTLLELLPAHGVPADSVRLLIGATPEADKRSIRQGLAEGQVRLTVGTHALLEEPVQFQRLGLAIIDEQHRFGVEQRSLLRAKGGTPNLLVMTATPIPRSLALTIYGDLDVSLIDELPPGRAPIETRLLLPIERSRAHRFILSQIEAGRQAFIIYPLVESSEKTEALAAVEEYDRLQSSVFPERRIGLLHGRMRPNEKEDVMQRFRNGELDILVSTSVVEVGIDVPNASVIMIEGANRFGLSQLHQFRGRVGRSEHQSYCLLLPDSEDPASNERLKALESTTDGFRLAELDLEQRGPGDFLGTRQSGFAELRLAKVTDLQLVEKARRLASRLFQDDPDLRQPEHTRLSAHLSRFWAGAQGEIS from the coding sequence ATGAACCCTGCCCTCGAGATGCTCAGCAAGTTCCTCCGGCTGGAAGCCAGTCGCGGCTATGACAACCGCGCAGTTCTTGGCGGCCTCGAGCGCACCCTCGATACCTGGCTGGCGGAAGCCCGAGCGGCGGGCGTGCCCGAGGAGCTTCAGGACAGCGTTTCCCAGACGCTGTCGGCCTACCCGTCCCAGTCCCCGGATGAGCGCCACCAAAGCCTGGATGCATTGTGGACCAGGATCCACGCCCAGGGTACCCTACCCGCCGAGGGCCGGTCGCAGCCTGCGCCGAGTCTTGATCCAGGTGCCAGCGCCTCCCTCGCAGCCCCTCCATCGCAATTAGTGGCTATGCGCAGCACTCCCCAACCGGTCGACCGGTCCCCCGCTCCAGCCGAGGAGCGGCCAAGGACGAACACCTCAGCCCCGGAGGCCATGCCCGCCGACGCCGATGGCCCGATGCCTTCCGAAGCCGACTCCCCGGACGACTTGCTCGACGAGGAGGAGGACGAACAGGCCCATCCGGCCGCAACCGCCGGCGCCAGCATGGAGGACCACTCCCCGCTGGAAGAAGCCGCGTTCCGCGCACCACTGACCACCTTGCCAGGCATCGGCCCCAAGTCCGCCCACACCCTCGGCACGCTCGGACTGCACACCCTGGGCGATCTGCTGTTCTACTTCCCGCGCCGCTATGACGACTACTCCGCCCTCAAGACCATCAACCGCGTCTGGTATGGCGAAGAGGTCACTATCATCGCCACCGTCGACGAAATCCGCCTTCGTCCGATTCGCGGCGGGCGAATGAAGCTGGTCGAGGCCGTTGTGTCGGATGGCTCCGGCGCGCTGCGCGTCAGCTGGTTCAACCAGCCATGGATCGTCCAGAACCTGCAACCGGGGAAGGCCGTTGTGCTCTCCGGTCGGGTCGACCAATATCTGGGCAAACTGGTGATGAACAGCCCGGAGTGGGAGCCGCTTGAACGACAGCAGCTGCACACCAACCGCATCGTCCCCGTGTACCCCCTGACGGCCGGAGTCGGCGGCAAGTGGCTGCGGCGTGTGCTGCACTCGGTCGTCACTCGCCTGGCGCCGCGGTTGGTCGATCCGCTCAGCGGGGAGCTGCGCCAGCAGGCCGACCTCATCGAGCTCGGGCAGGCCGTTCAGCAGATCCATTTCCCTGATGACACGCGCCGCCTTGAGCAAGCACAGCAGCGCTTGGCCTTTGACGAACTGTTCTACCTGATCTTGGGCGTGCTGCGCCAGAAGCGAGACTGGCAGGCGCTGCAAACGACGCCGCTCACGGTGGACGACGAGTGGATGAAGACATTTCTGGGCAGCCTGCCATTTGCCGTGACCCAGGCCCAGCAGGCGGCCATGCAGGATGTGCGGGATGACATGGCCTCGGGCAGGCCGATGAACCGCCTGTTGCAGGGCGACGTTGGTTCGGGGAAGACGGTGGTCGCAGCATTGGCCATCGCCATCGCCTGCCGGAACGGTCACCAAGCGGCGATGATGGCCCCGACGTCGATCCTGGCGGAGCAGCACTACCGCACACTGCTGGAGCTGCTTCCAGCCCACGGCGTCCCGGCCGACTCGGTCCGGCTGCTGATCGGCGCAACCCCGGAGGCAGACAAGCGCAGCATCCGCCAGGGACTGGCCGAAGGACAGGTGCGCCTGACGGTCGGCACGCACGCCCTGCTGGAAGAGCCGGTGCAGTTCCAGCGGCTGGGGCTGGCGATCATAGATGAACAACACCGGTTCGGGGTCGAGCAGCGCTCCCTGCTGCGCGCCAAAGGCGGAACGCCCAATCTGCTGGTGATGACCGCGACCCCGATACCGCGCTCGCTGGCATTGACGATCTATGGCGACCTGGACGTCAGCCTGATTGATGAACTCCCCCCGGGCCGCGCCCCGATCGAGACCCGGCTGCTGCTCCCGATCGAGCGCAGCCGCGCCCACCGGTTCATCCTGTCCCAGATCGAAGCCGGCAGGCAGGCATTCATCATCTACCCGCTCGTGGAAAGCAGTGAGAAGACCGAAGCCCTGGCGGCGGTCGAGGAGTACGATCGGCTGCAGAGCTCAGTCTTCCCCGAGCGGCGCATTGGACTGCTGCACGGGCGCATGCGTCCGAATGAAAAGGAAGACGTGATGCAGCGGTTCCGCAACGGCGAACTGGATATCCTGGTCTCGACCTCCGTGGTCGAGGTCGGGATCGACGTGCCCAATGCCAGCGTGATCATGATTGAGGGGGCGAATCGCTTCGGCCTGTCGCAATTGCACCAGTTCCGCGGCCGGGTCGGACGATCCGAACACCAGTCCTACTGCCTGCTGCTGCCGGATTCCGAAGATCCCGCCAGCAACGAACGCCTGAAAGCGCTGGAGAGCACAACCGACGGCTTCCGGCTAGCCGAGCTCGATCTCGAGCAGCGAGGCCCGGGGGACTTCCTCGGCACGCGCCAGTCGGGATTCGCGGAGCTGCGCCTGGCCAAGGTCACGGACCTCCAGCTTGTCGAGAAAGCCCGCCGGTTGGCCAGCCGCTTGTTTCAGGACGACCCCGACCTGCGACAGCCGGAGCACACCCGCCTGTCTGCCCACCTGAGCCGCTTCTGGGCAGGGGCGCAAGGAGAGATCAGCTGA
- a CDS encoding Asp23/Gls24 family envelope stress response protein, translating to MASSQSQPIGRITISEKAVATIAAHAALRSYGIVGMASRNLADGIAYVLAQDPRHGVEVSQRHNRLQIDLYVVIEYGTRVTSVSSSVARTVRYQVERSLGIPIGEVNVHVQDLHISFTE from the coding sequence ATGGCGTCATCCCAAAGCCAACCAATCGGCAGGATCACGATTTCGGAGAAGGCGGTAGCGACTATCGCCGCCCATGCGGCCCTGCGATCCTACGGGATCGTCGGCATGGCCTCGCGCAACCTGGCGGACGGAATTGCCTATGTCCTTGCCCAAGACCCGCGCCACGGCGTGGAAGTCAGCCAGCGCCACAATCGCCTGCAGATTGACCTGTATGTGGTGATCGAGTATGGGACACGGGTGACCTCGGTCAGCTCCAGCGTCGCCCGCACCGTGCGCTATCAGGTCGAACGCTCGCTGGGCATCCCCATCGGCGAGGTCAACGTCCACGTCCAGGATCTGCACATCAGCTTCACGGAATGA
- the rlmN gene encoding 23S rRNA (adenine(2503)-C(2))-methyltransferase RlmN codes for MTRPLVFDLPLEALQAWVSAAGEPPYRALQIWQHLYRSLATDPLQLSDMPRPLRLRLQQEFDFSGLEPTAALSSADGKTEKTLYRLRDGQAVEAVWMGYDRRRTVCISTQAGCAMGCSFCATGQMGFGRHLTSGEIVEQVLDSARRLRAQASQLTNIVVMGMGEPFHNYEATMQALDRLNDGRGFGFGARRMTVSTVGIVPMIERFTAENRQINLAISLHAATNDLRDQLLPVNRRYPIETLLHACREYVGRTHRRISFEWALIDGVNDGPQQAQALAALLRGLTCYVNLIPLNPTDGFSGAATSSKAARAFAAVLQAGGIPSTVRQRRGIEIRAGCGQLAAPVIHPPSAADSEPGG; via the coding sequence GTGACCCGGCCCCTGGTCTTCGACTTGCCGCTCGAGGCACTCCAGGCCTGGGTGTCTGCGGCCGGCGAGCCGCCCTACCGCGCCCTGCAGATCTGGCAACACCTGTATCGCTCACTGGCCACCGACCCGCTGCAGCTGAGCGATATGCCCCGGCCGCTCCGGCTTCGGCTGCAGCAGGAATTCGATTTCTCCGGGCTTGAACCGACCGCGGCCCTGTCATCGGCCGACGGCAAGACCGAGAAGACCCTGTACCGGCTGCGGGACGGGCAAGCGGTCGAGGCAGTATGGATGGGCTACGACCGCCGGCGCACAGTCTGCATCTCGACCCAGGCCGGGTGCGCCATGGGGTGCTCCTTCTGCGCCACCGGTCAGATGGGATTTGGACGCCATTTAACCTCCGGCGAAATTGTCGAGCAGGTGCTCGACAGCGCCCGGCGTCTCAGAGCTCAAGCAAGCCAATTGACGAACATCGTCGTGATGGGCATGGGGGAGCCCTTCCACAACTACGAAGCCACGATGCAGGCCCTGGACCGCCTCAATGACGGACGCGGCTTTGGCTTCGGCGCCCGCCGAATGACGGTTTCAACGGTCGGAATTGTGCCCATGATCGAGCGTTTCACGGCCGAAAACCGGCAGATCAACCTGGCCATCTCGCTGCATGCCGCCACCAACGACCTACGCGACCAATTGCTCCCGGTCAACCGGCGGTATCCGATCGAGACGCTGCTGCACGCTTGCCGGGAGTACGTTGGGCGGACCCATCGGCGGATCAGCTTCGAGTGGGCGCTCATCGACGGGGTGAATGACGGCCCGCAACAGGCCCAGGCACTGGCGGCCTTGCTGCGAGGGCTGACCTGCTACGTCAACCTGATTCCGCTCAACCCGACCGATGGATTCTCCGGGGCGGCGACGTCCTCCAAGGCCGCCCGGGCGTTCGCCGCTGTCCTGCAAGCAGGCGGGATCCCGTCCACCGTGCGGCAGCGCCGCGGGATCGAGATTCGCGCTGGCTGCGGCCAGCTGGCAGCACCGGTCATTCATCCGCCATCGGCGGCCGACTCAGAGCCGGGTGGGTAG
- the rpe gene encoding ribulose-phosphate 3-epimerase — MAKPVLISPSILSADFLHLQDALAQAEAAGADWVHIDVMDGHFVPNLTMGPFIVEACRRATRLPLDVHLMIENPDRLLPAFVDAGADYLTVHVEACPHLPRTLQSIRDGSVRAGVSLNPGTPASVLTEILPMVDLVLVMSVNPGYSGQGFMSSVLPKIGQIRQALDHLGAQARLQVDGGISPKTAPAAVRAGADVLVAASAIFGHPQGIAAGLEALRRSVA, encoded by the coding sequence ATGGCCAAACCTGTGCTGATTTCCCCTTCGATCCTTTCCGCCGACTTCCTCCACCTGCAGGATGCGCTCGCCCAGGCAGAGGCTGCCGGAGCCGACTGGGTTCACATCGACGTCATGGACGGACATTTCGTCCCTAACCTCACCATGGGCCCGTTCATCGTAGAAGCCTGCCGTCGGGCGACCCGCTTGCCCCTGGACGTGCATCTGATGATCGAGAACCCCGATCGCCTGCTCCCGGCCTTTGTCGATGCGGGCGCAGACTATCTGACGGTGCACGTCGAGGCCTGCCCGCACTTGCCCCGGACCTTGCAGTCCATCCGGGATGGGAGCGTGCGGGCGGGGGTTAGCCTGAACCCCGGCACGCCAGCGTCCGTCCTGACTGAGATCCTACCCATGGTGGACCTGGTCCTGGTGATGTCGGTAAACCCGGGGTACTCCGGGCAGGGCTTCATGAGCAGCGTCTTGCCCAAGATCGGCCAGATCCGCCAGGCGCTGGACCATTTGGGGGCCCAGGCCCGGCTGCAGGTGGACGGGGGAATCTCGCCCAAGACCGCCCCGGCGGCGGTCCGGGCCGGCGCCGACGTCCTGGTGGCGGCCAGCGCCATCTTCGGCCACCCGCAGGGCATCGCAGCCGGCCTGGAGGCGCTCCGCCGCTCGGTCGCCTAG
- a CDS encoding DAK2 domain-containing protein, with translation MTYLGTQVDPADRERLADGFRRIDGPMLRALAEAGLIWLRTNQQLVNALNVFPVPDGDTGTNMTLTMQAALEEVADSTETSVGRMAKAIAHGALMGARGNSGVILSQLWRGLARGLDDLATMDAPALAQSLDSARETAYKGVLQPVEGTILTVAKDLAKAAQEAAARPSATNLDVLEAVVLAADQSVERTPQLLPVLREAGVVDSGGKGLFLILEGMLRTIYGLALNEPLLEVKPISQLQLEQTAEAIEPGQDWEVIVDFHPAEDLNIPAFYQRLGQLGTSIQVGEGDGIYRIHIHVPDQTELQPIEYVRSLGTIANVRIENLMLQLPRGRMAPSRPPLRLATPEAGQIAVIVVSPGEGMSRVFGSLGAAGVIDGGQTMNPSTQQILQAVELAPTDQVIVLPNNKNIVMSARQAVDLTVKKVAVVPTHTGPQGIAAMLALDPDGKLDEVAAAMVSSMQAVRTVEVTVATRSAKVDGVDVCAGQTIGLLDDTLVAAGENLYDVLRDSLGKAGASRAELATLYYGSDIRLAEVKQLSEQLRAEWPGLQIEIHEGGQPHYPIIASVE, from the coding sequence ATGACCTACCTGGGGACGCAGGTGGACCCTGCCGATCGAGAGCGCCTGGCGGACGGCTTCCGCCGGATCGATGGGCCGATGCTGCGGGCATTGGCGGAGGCCGGGCTGATCTGGCTTCGCACCAATCAGCAGCTCGTCAACGCCCTGAACGTCTTCCCCGTCCCTGACGGAGATACCGGGACCAATATGACCCTGACGATGCAGGCCGCCCTGGAGGAGGTTGCCGACTCGACCGAGACCTCTGTCGGACGAATGGCCAAGGCCATCGCCCATGGGGCGCTGATGGGCGCCCGGGGCAACTCGGGTGTGATCTTGTCGCAGCTCTGGCGGGGACTGGCCCGGGGCTTGGACGACCTGGCGACAATGGATGCCCCGGCGCTGGCGCAGTCCCTGGACTCCGCCCGCGAGACCGCCTACAAGGGCGTGCTGCAGCCGGTCGAGGGCACCATCCTGACCGTGGCCAAGGATCTCGCCAAAGCCGCCCAAGAGGCGGCCGCCAGACCCTCGGCGACGAACCTGGATGTGCTCGAGGCCGTGGTCCTGGCCGCCGACCAGTCGGTTGAGCGCACCCCCCAACTCCTCCCCGTCTTGCGCGAGGCCGGCGTCGTCGACTCCGGCGGGAAAGGGCTGTTCCTCATCCTGGAGGGCATGCTCAGGACGATCTATGGCCTAGCTCTGAATGAACCGCTGCTCGAGGTCAAGCCGATCAGCCAGCTGCAGCTCGAGCAGACGGCCGAAGCCATCGAACCCGGGCAAGACTGGGAGGTGATCGTCGACTTCCATCCGGCGGAGGACCTGAACATCCCGGCCTTCTATCAACGGCTTGGGCAGCTGGGCACATCGATTCAGGTTGGCGAGGGGGATGGGATCTACCGCATACATATTCACGTCCCGGACCAGACGGAGCTCCAACCGATTGAGTACGTCCGGTCGCTGGGGACGATCGCCAATGTCCGGATCGAGAACCTGATGCTCCAGCTTCCGAGAGGCAGGATGGCGCCCAGCAGGCCGCCGTTGCGGCTGGCAACCCCGGAGGCCGGCCAGATCGCAGTCATCGTCGTCTCGCCCGGCGAGGGGATGTCGCGGGTGTTCGGCAGCCTGGGCGCGGCGGGGGTGATCGATGGCGGCCAGACGATGAACCCGAGCACGCAGCAGATCTTGCAGGCCGTGGAGCTGGCGCCCACTGACCAGGTGATCGTCCTGCCGAACAACAAGAACATCGTGATGAGCGCCCGACAGGCTGTCGATCTCACAGTGAAGAAAGTGGCGGTCGTTCCCACCCACACTGGCCCGCAGGGCATTGCCGCCATGCTGGCCCTTGACCCCGATGGGAAGTTGGACGAAGTCGCGGCTGCAATGGTGTCGTCCATGCAGGCGGTGCGCACCGTGGAGGTGACGGTTGCGACCCGCTCGGCGAAAGTCGACGGCGTGGACGTGTGCGCCGGTCAGACCATTGGGCTGTTGGATGATACCCTGGTGGCCGCGGGCGAGAATCTGTATGACGTGCTGCGGGACTCGCTGGGGAAAGCTGGCGCCAGCAGGGCTGAGTTGGCCACGCTGTACTACGGGTCGGACATCCGGCTGGCGGAGGTCAAGCAGCTGTCCGAGCAGTTGAGGGCCGAGTGGCCCGGCTTGCAGATCGAGATCCATGAGGGCGGTCAGCCCCACTACCCCATCATCGCTTCGGTCGAGTGA
- a CDS encoding DegV family protein, which yields MTEAGGPIAIVTDSTADIPPEQAAALGIIVIPALVTLGSKTFADGQGLARSELYRCMASRRGLPTTAAPSPAAFESTFSRLLGGGAQDVLAIHVASQLSAIYEVASQAGRSFPGRVHVVDSGQLSLGLGYQVVEAAEAAAAGAGLDDVLEAAAGARRRVRLVAMLNSLEYVRRSGRVSWLGASMSDLLQVKLLVRVDGGKVERLALVRTLRRAQDQLAGLVPGWGQIARLAVLHTAAPQQAETLAGRLAGMTGLDPWVVEATTVIGVHIGPGALGIAAMLL from the coding sequence GTGACCGAGGCCGGCGGCCCGATTGCGATCGTCACCGACAGTACCGCCGACATCCCGCCCGAGCAGGCTGCGGCCCTCGGCATCATCGTCATCCCGGCCCTGGTCACGCTGGGCAGCAAGACCTTCGCCGATGGACAGGGCCTGGCGCGGAGCGAGCTGTACCGATGCATGGCCTCCCGCCGCGGCCTGCCGACCACGGCCGCGCCCTCTCCGGCCGCCTTCGAGTCGACTTTCAGCCGCCTGCTGGGCGGCGGCGCCCAGGATGTCCTGGCGATCCATGTCGCCTCCCAACTGAGCGCCATCTACGAGGTTGCGTCTCAGGCGGGGAGATCTTTTCCCGGCCGCGTTCACGTGGTCGACAGTGGGCAGCTGTCACTCGGTCTGGGCTATCAGGTCGTTGAGGCCGCTGAAGCCGCCGCCGCCGGCGCTGGACTGGACGATGTCCTCGAGGCGGCGGCCGGGGCCCGTCGCCGGGTGCGCCTGGTCGCCATGCTGAACAGCCTGGAGTACGTCCGCCGCAGCGGCCGCGTCTCCTGGCTGGGCGCCAGCATGAGCGATCTGCTGCAGGTCAAGCTGCTCGTGCGCGTCGACGGCGGGAAAGTCGAACGCCTGGCACTGGTGCGCACTCTGCGGCGCGCCCAGGACCAGTTGGCCGGCCTGGTCCCGGGATGGGGCCAGATCGCCCGCTTAGCTGTGCTGCACACCGCTGCCCCGCAGCAGGCCGAGACGCTGGCAGGCAGGCTGGCGGGGATGACCGGGCTCGACCCGTGGGTGGTTGAGGCGACCACGGTGATTGGGGTGCACATCGGCCCGGGCGCCCTGGGCATCGCGGCCATGCTACTATAG
- the coaD gene encoding pantetheine-phosphate adenylyltransferase, translated as MVRAVFPGTFDPVHYGHIDITERACKLFDEVIVAVYDRPLKTLLFPPEERLALVQTTFMAQPKVRVVGYSGLTVDFCRQVSAQVIVRGLRVFSDFEHEFRMALANHRLAPEIEVVAFITSEEHSFLMGSTVREIASLGGDVTSLVPTHVALALKRVMGDGGDDRQMTSLRD; from the coding sequence ATGGTGCGAGCCGTCTTCCCCGGTACGTTTGACCCGGTTCACTACGGCCACATCGACATCACCGAACGTGCCTGCAAGCTCTTCGACGAGGTCATCGTGGCCGTCTATGATCGGCCGCTCAAGACCTTGCTGTTCCCCCCCGAGGAACGCCTGGCCCTGGTCCAGACGACCTTCATGGCCCAGCCCAAAGTCCGAGTGGTCGGCTACTCCGGCCTGACGGTCGATTTCTGCCGCCAGGTCTCGGCCCAGGTGATCGTGCGCGGCCTGCGGGTGTTCTCGGACTTCGAGCACGAGTTCCGCATGGCTCTGGCGAATCACCGTCTGGCCCCGGAGATCGAGGTAGTGGCATTCATCACAAGCGAGGAACACAGCTTCCTCATGGGTTCCACCGTGAGGGAAATCGCCTCACTGGGGGGCGATGTGACCAGCCTGGTGCCGACCCACGTCGCCCTGGCGCTCAAGCGCGTCATGGGCGACGGCGGGGACGATCGGCAGATGACCTCCTTGCGTGACTAG
- a CDS encoding DegV family protein, which translates to MPQPWIVTDASVRFPSKDFLSRYPVTILPTTLRRGTDSLEDGPSVDLTAAMPLFEWDVRPATWEAASVESIVATYERLHKETNRIISIHTSSSLNGTVANARIAMQQFLGRCNIQVIDSMSFSAGLGMLVQYAAIGAERGAELEEIVRIVRGLIPRLYSVFFLDDMTYLERNRLVSRSQAILGNMLGVIPFVTMEEGQVVPMEKVQSRARAIEKLVEFVSEFASVDHIAILQNTSTPGEETEGVLERVRSVHPHAPIHVIGYGPSVATLVGLNSLGMVVLESEEDLQ; encoded by the coding sequence ATGCCTCAACCATGGATCGTCACGGACGCCTCCGTGCGCTTCCCATCCAAGGACTTCCTCTCACGCTACCCGGTCACGATCCTGCCGACGACACTCCGGCGAGGCACCGACAGCCTGGAGGACGGCCCGTCTGTCGATCTAACCGCGGCCATGCCCCTGTTTGAATGGGACGTCCGGCCGGCAACCTGGGAGGCCGCCAGCGTCGAATCGATCGTGGCCACCTACGAACGCTTGCACAAGGAGACCAACCGGATCATCTCGATCCACACCTCATCCAGCCTGAACGGCACCGTGGCCAATGCCCGCATCGCCATGCAGCAGTTCCTGGGGCGCTGCAACATCCAGGTTATCGACTCCATGTCGTTCTCGGCCGGCCTAGGGATGCTCGTCCAGTACGCCGCGATCGGCGCCGAGCGCGGGGCGGAGCTCGAGGAGATCGTGCGTATCGTGCGAGGCCTGATCCCGAGGTTGTACAGCGTGTTCTTCCTCGACGACATGACCTACCTCGAACGCAACCGTTTGGTGAGCCGCTCGCAGGCCATCCTGGGCAACATGTTGGGGGTCATTCCGTTCGTCACCATGGAGGAAGGCCAGGTCGTCCCGATGGAGAAGGTGCAGTCCAGGGCCAGGGCCATTGAGAAACTCGTGGAGTTCGTCTCGGAGTTTGCCAGTGTGGATCACATCGCCATCCTGCAGAACACCTCCACGCCCGGCGAGGAGACCGAGGGGGTGCTCGAGCGTGTGCGTTCGGTTCATCCGCATGCGCCGATCCACGTGATCGGCTACGGTCCCTCGGTCGCTACGCTGGTCGGTTTGAATAGCCTGGGCATGGTTGTGCTCGAGTCCGAAGAGGACTTGCAGTGA